The following coding sequences are from one Leptolyngbyaceae cyanobacterium window:
- a CDS encoding PAS domain S-box protein → MQKIETGANWYRHLYDHLPLICFTLDLTTVITDINLFGAYRLGYSIEELEKKPFSQLVHPNDFSDIQNILVNLRNQFDRSNSLCQVTCCKCRLICKDRSTILVEVNAKFVSENYANSCISIVCEDVDTELKEEKLDRLYETIFSNISEIVFLTDLNGRLTFICPNVEMVFGYSWREVQQMGNIEQLIGERIEDLRELEKENEIHIIEKEIIDKSGIKRCLQIQIKLIDFPEKALLYICQDITKTKQLDEKLRNKYSDWEKLVEKQNKELSEINYQLQQEIVHRQETEAALHKNQLRYRAIVESQTELICRFFPNGNLSFVNLAFCRYFGLSNKDLIGHNFLSFIALEDRQIVEQYIASLNINNPTGTLEYRVVLPNGETRWQQRNDRAIFNQQGHLLEFQSVGRDIQERKTAEEALNILSSAVEQTADNAIITDKFGIIKYVNSAFEKLTGYTKTEAIGKTPAILRSGEHPSIFYQELWLNILSGKVFRAEFINRKKNGELFYEEKTITPIKNHQGQITHFVSTGKDITDRVKAETALKESQAKYKALFEIFPIGISITDEAGNIIEVNQESEKILNINAENHLTKKCDEDSWQIVRKDGTKMPSSEFASTIALREKKLVKNVEMGILTLPDKIIWLNVNAVPIPLPGYGVAIAYTDITETKNSSVELEKSFSLLRATLECTDDGIIAFSADKKIIIFNQKIIEMWQIRNDIIDSGSNKRKLKFVFDRVINPQILINRIKECKNEPETKGYDILELKNGKIFEQYTQPQKIGDKIVGRVWSFRDITEQKRAEESLRQQAERERLLGRMAERIRRSLNLMEILNTTVAEVRQFLATDRVLIYRFHPDWSGVVVVESVEGDWTPILGTSIVDPCFGASMIQPYQEGRINGIEDIFNANIKECYFNLLTQFQVRANLVVPILQGEQLWGLLIAHHCRDARKWQDLEIDLLKQLATQVAIAIQQAELYQKLEKANQELQRLASLDGLTQLANRRRFDEYLAQEWERLLPDRAPLSLILCDVDCFKLYNDTYGHVAGDLCLQQVASAIRDVVRRPVDLVARYGGEEFAVILPNTTDVGAALIAKAILEKIRSLRLTHAASWVKEYVTLSLGVATTVPGWEFSPEQLIAIADNALYQAKTQGRDRFLLSQLS, encoded by the coding sequence ATGCAGAAAATTGAAACAGGGGCAAATTGGTATCGCCATTTATACGATCATCTCCCGTTGATTTGCTTCACTTTAGATTTGACGACAGTTATCACAGACATCAATTTATTTGGAGCCTATAGACTTGGCTATTCTATTGAAGAATTAGAAAAAAAACCTTTTTCGCAATTGGTTCATCCCAACGATTTCAGTGACATCCAAAATATATTAGTAAATTTACGTAATCAATTCGATCGCTCTAATTCATTATGCCAAGTTACCTGTTGTAAATGCAGATTGATCTGCAAAGACAGAAGCACTATATTAGTTGAAGTAAATGCTAAATTTGTTTCAGAAAACTATGCAAACAGTTGTATTTCAATAGTTTGCGAAGATGTTGATACAGAACTAAAAGAAGAAAAACTCGATCGATTGTATGAAACTATTTTCAGTAATATTTCTGAAATAGTTTTCCTAACCGACCTAAATGGAAGGTTGACTTTTATTTGCCCTAACGTAGAGATGGTTTTTGGATACTCTTGGCGAGAAGTGCAACAAATGGGTAATATAGAGCAGTTAATAGGAGAAAGAATCGAGGATTTAAGGGAATTAGAAAAAGAAAATGAAATCCACATTATAGAGAAAGAGATTATCGATAAATCGGGAATTAAACGCTGTTTGCAAATTCAAATAAAATTGATTGATTTCCCGGAAAAAGCATTGCTTTATATTTGTCAAGATATTACGAAAACCAAACAATTAGATGAGAAATTACGAAACAAATACTCTGATTGGGAAAAATTGGTAGAAAAGCAAAATAAAGAATTGAGCGAAATCAATTATCAACTCCAACAAGAAATAGTACATCGCCAAGAAACAGAAGCAGCTTTACATAAAAATCAGCTTCGCTACCGTGCTATTGTGGAAAGCCAAACAGAACTAATATGCCGATTTTTTCCAAATGGTAATCTTTCTTTTGTAAATCTGGCTTTTTGTCGCTATTTTGGTCTTAGTAATAAAGATTTAATCGGCCATAATTTTTTATCTTTTATTGCTTTAGAAGATCGACAAATAGTAGAGCAGTATATAGCTTCTCTTAATATCAATAATCCGACTGGTACGCTGGAATATCGAGTAGTACTACCTAACGGGGAAACGCGCTGGCAGCAAAGAAACGATCGGGCAATTTTTAATCAGCAGGGTCACTTGCTTGAGTTTCAATCAGTGGGACGAGATATTCAAGAGCGCAAAACAGCAGAAGAAGCGCTGAATATACTGTCTAGTGCTGTCGAACAAACTGCGGATAACGCCATTATTACAGATAAATTTGGCATTATCAAGTATGTCAATTCAGCTTTTGAAAAGTTAACGGGATATACCAAAACGGAAGCGATCGGTAAAACTCCGGCTATTCTTAGATCTGGGGAACACCCATCGATTTTTTATCAAGAACTTTGGTTGAATATTTTGTCTGGCAAGGTTTTCAGAGCAGAATTTATCAATCGAAAAAAAAATGGTGAATTATTTTATGAAGAAAAAACTATTACTCCTATTAAAAATCATCAAGGTCAAATTACTCACTTTGTTTCCACAGGTAAAGATATCACCGATCGCGTCAAAGCAGAAACAGCTTTAAAGGAAAGTCAAGCCAAGTACAAAGCTTTGTTTGAAATATTTCCCATAGGTATTTCTATTACAGACGAAGCGGGAAATATAATAGAGGTAAATCAAGAATCGGAAAAAATTTTAAATATAAATGCAGAGAATCATCTGACCAAGAAATGTGATGAAGATAGCTGGCAAATAGTTAGAAAAGATGGTACTAAAATGCCATCCAGCGAATTTGCTTCTACGATCGCGCTCCGAGAAAAAAAGCTTGTTAAAAATGTAGAAATGGGGATTTTAACACTACCCGATAAAATTATCTGGCTAAATGTGAATGCAGTCCCTATTCCTTTGCCTGGTTATGGTGTGGCGATCGCTTATACCGACATTACCGAGACTAAAAATTCATCCGTAGAATTGGAAAAATCTTTTTCCTTGTTAAGAGCGACTCTGGAATGTACGGATGATGGAATAATAGCTTTTAGCGCCGATAAAAAAATTATTATTTTTAATCAAAAAATTATCGAAATGTGGCAAATTAGAAATGACATTATTGATTCGGGAAGTAACAAACGAAAATTGAAATTCGTGTTCGATCGAGTAATAAATCCCCAAATTTTAATCAACCGAATCAAAGAATGTAAAAACGAACCGGAAACCAAAGGCTACGATATTTTGGAATTGAAAAACGGCAAGATCTTCGAGCAATACACTCAACCTCAAAAAATCGGTGACAAAATCGTTGGTAGAGTGTGGAGTTTTCGAGATATTACCGAACAAAAGCGAGCAGAGGAATCGCTTCGCCAACAAGCAGAAAGAGAGCGGCTTTTAGGGAGAATGGCAGAACGGATTCGCCGCTCTTTAAATTTGATGGAAATTCTCAATACTACAGTAGCAGAAGTGCGGCAATTTTTAGCAACCGATCGAGTGCTTATATACCGTTTTCATCCTGACTGGAGCGGAGTAGTAGTAGTGGAATCAGTAGAGGGAGATTGGACGCCAATATTAGGAACGAGTATAGTAGACCCTTGCTTTGGAGCAAGTATGATCCAGCCTTATCAAGAAGGTCGAATTAATGGAATTGAAGATATTTTTAATGCTAATATTAAAGAATGCTACTTTAATTTGCTGACTCAGTTTCAGGTGAGAGCAAATTTAGTTGTACCGATTTTGCAGGGAGAGCAGTTATGGGGATTGTTAATTGCTCATCATTGTAGAGATGCTAGGAAATGGCAAGATTTAGAAATCGATTTGCTCAAGCAGTTAGCTACCCAAGTAGCGATCGCAATTCAGCAAGCCGAACTTTATCAAAAATTAGAGAAAGCCAATCAGGAGTTACAACGATTGGCTTCTCTGGATGGCTTAACTCAGCTAGCTAACCGCCGTCGTTTTGATGAATATTTGGCTCAAGAGTGGGAGCGACTTTTGCCAGATCGAGCGCCTCTATCTCTAATTTTGTGCGATGTTGATTGTTTCAAACTTTACAACGATACTTACGGTCACGTAGCGGGGGATTTGTGCTTGCAACAGGTGGCAAGTGCAATCCGCGATGTGGTGAGGCGTCCGGTGGATTTAGTAGCTCGTTATGGCGGGGAAGAATTTGCCGTCATTCTACCTAATACGACCGATGTGGGTGCGGCACTAATCGCTAAAGCAATTTTAGAAAAAATCCGTTCATTACGCTTAACTCATGCGGCTTCTTGGGTGAAGGAATACGTTACTTTGAGCTTGGGAGTAGCTACGACTGTTCCAGGATGGGAATTTTCTCCAGAACAGTTAATCGCGATCGCAGATAACGCACTTTACCAAGCAAAAACCCAAGGACGCGATCGCTTTTTATTAAGTCAATTAAGCTAA
- a CDS encoding chloride channel protein, with product MWQTFIPSKVRQIWRPTRRLAIAEACLIGLVAALASVCLKVGVGWVGGWRVYFSNYYSPIWILPAIGFGFGFIAGWLVERFAPEATGSGIPNLKAALAGVPIELSWRVAAIKLISSTIAIGSGLTVGRQGPTVQIGAALASQLSKWFPTSPEHRRQMIAAGAGAGLAAAFNAPIAGVLFVAEELLHDVSGFTLGTAILASFIGAVVSRILGGGSFDLNSYQVFGPDLKSATFKISFSMPEIPYYMLLGVLAGLLGAIFCQGIFVSLNFYRKTLRLSLPFRVGLAGLISGTAIAILPNYFRDNTGLREFLLNGDASWQVATIAFLAQFILTIIAFGSGAPGGLFAPSLILGSALGYLVGLFASNVFGLGTPITYALAGMGAFFSAVSKVPITAIVIVFEMTTDFNLVLPLMIGSVTSYLVAELVAPRSLYDRLLEWNGIYLEKEQPKEGILVRLKAQDVMQQRVETLTSQMTLDEAIQAFSRSHHRGFPVVEQAKLVGIVTQTDLAKISQLNLSGDAPLSKIMTPQPLTVNSFASLADVLYLLNRYQLSRLPVMEGKKLIGIITRGDIIRAEADQLDGRGVGSQPEQSYVVYQTRSPSVGKGRLLVTLANPQTASSLLQLAGAIARDRDYELDCLQIMLVSRHVSPSEAPVRTAKSRRLLRQAEILGRQMGLPVHTQVRVAHDVAQAILETIKQDRIDLIVMGWNGSPSTPGRIFGNVVDTVIRQAACEVVLVKLGNPPFDRDRLPLPDNDRVSPNGKGKWNRWLLPMAGGPNARQAVELLPALVTLSERGEIHLTQVFLPSKNLPNTKSLEKAAQFLNRKISCPVIAKPVCSSSVPEAVIDIAEKDGCDVIVLGASREGMLQQAIKGNIPEAIARGCDCTVILVRGASA from the coding sequence ATGTGGCAAACTTTTATACCGAGTAAGGTACGACAAATTTGGCGACCTACTCGCCGTCTAGCAATTGCAGAAGCTTGTTTGATCGGTTTAGTCGCAGCTTTAGCATCCGTATGTCTGAAAGTGGGAGTGGGATGGGTTGGTGGTTGGCGAGTATATTTTTCCAATTACTATTCACCGATCTGGATACTACCGGCGATCGGATTTGGGTTTGGTTTTATTGCTGGTTGGTTAGTAGAACGTTTTGCACCAGAGGCGACAGGTTCGGGTATTCCAAATCTGAAAGCAGCGCTGGCGGGAGTGCCGATCGAACTTTCCTGGCGGGTGGCAGCGATCAAGTTGATTAGCAGTACGATCGCGATCGGTTCTGGACTAACCGTGGGGCGACAGGGGCCAACGGTACAGATCGGGGCAGCTTTGGCGTCCCAACTCAGTAAGTGGTTTCCCACTTCTCCGGAACACCGTCGCCAGATGATTGCAGCTGGTGCTGGTGCTGGGTTAGCGGCTGCTTTTAATGCGCCAATCGCAGGAGTTTTATTTGTCGCGGAAGAACTGTTACACGATGTTTCTGGCTTTACCCTTGGCACGGCTATTTTGGCTTCCTTCATCGGTGCGGTGGTTTCCCGAATTTTGGGTGGTGGCAGTTTCGATCTCAATTCTTATCAAGTTTTTGGCCCCGATCTGAAGTCCGCTACTTTCAAAATTAGCTTTTCGATGCCGGAAATTCCCTACTATATGTTACTGGGAGTATTAGCTGGATTATTGGGTGCAATTTTCTGTCAAGGTATTTTTGTTAGTTTGAACTTTTATCGAAAAACTCTTCGTTTGAGTTTGCCATTTCGGGTAGGATTAGCTGGTTTGATTTCTGGAACGGCAATTGCTATTCTGCCAAATTACTTTCGAGATAATACGGGATTGCGAGAGTTTTTGCTCAACGGTGATGCTAGTTGGCAAGTAGCGACGATCGCGTTTTTAGCTCAGTTTATTTTAACGATTATTGCTTTTGGTTCGGGCGCACCGGGAGGATTGTTTGCACCCTCCTTAATTTTGGGCTCGGCTTTGGGTTACTTGGTAGGATTATTTGCTAGTAATGTTTTTGGATTGGGTACGCCAATTACTTACGCTTTAGCAGGAATGGGGGCATTTTTCAGCGCCGTTTCCAAAGTACCGATCACGGCGATCGTGATCGTGTTTGAAATGACTACCGATTTTAATTTGGTACTGCCTTTGATGATCGGTTCGGTTACTTCTTACTTAGTTGCCGAATTGGTAGCACCCCGATCGCTTTACGATCGCCTATTAGAATGGAATGGCATTTATTTAGAAAAAGAACAGCCAAAGGAAGGGATTTTAGTACGGCTAAAAGCCCAAGACGTAATGCAACAACGGGTAGAAACTCTCACCAGCCAAATGACCCTAGATGAAGCGATCCAAGCTTTTTCTCGTTCCCATCATCGCGGTTTTCCAGTAGTAGAGCAAGCTAAGTTAGTTGGTATCGTTACCCAAACCGATTTGGCAAAAATAAGTCAACTTAACTTGTCTGGGGATGCCCCGCTATCAAAAATCATGACTCCCCAACCACTAACGGTTAATTCTTTTGCTTCTTTGGCAGATGTTTTGTATCTATTAAATCGCTATCAACTCAGTCGTTTACCCGTAATGGAAGGGAAAAAATTAATCGGGATTATTACTCGCGGAGATATTATTCGGGCAGAAGCAGACCAACTAGATGGCAGAGGTGTTGGTTCTCAACCGGAACAATCTTATGTAGTTTATCAAACTCGATCGCCATCGGTGGGAAAAGGGCGTTTGCTGGTGACTTTAGCAAATCCTCAAACGGCATCATCTTTGTTACAACTAGCAGGCGCGATTGCTCGCGATCGAGATTACGAATTAGACTGCCTGCAAATTATGTTAGTATCGCGCCACGTTTCGCCATCGGAAGCACCGGTGCGAACTGCCAAAAGTCGCCGCTTACTGCGTCAAGCAGAAATTTTAGGACGCCAAATGGGATTACCAGTTCACACTCAAGTGCGAGTAGCCCATGATGTAGCGCAGGCTATTTTAGAAACGATCAAACAGGATCGCATAGATTTAATCGTTATGGGTTGGAATGGTTCGCCATCTACCCCTGGCCGCATTTTTGGTAACGTAGTAGATACGGTAATTCGCCAAGCCGCTTGTGAAGTGGTGTTGGTAAAATTAGGTAATCCTCCATTCGATCGCGATCGTTTGCCGTTACCTGATAACGATCGAGTTTCCCCAAATGGCAAAGGAAAATGGAATCGTTGGTTGCTACCGATGGCTGGTGGACCGAATGCTCGACAAGCAGTGGAACTATTACCTGCTTTGGTGACTTTGAGCGAGCGAGGCGAAATTCATTTAACGCAAGTTTTTCTACCATCCAAAAATTTACCTAATACTAAAAGTTTAGAAAAAGCCGCTCAGTTTCTCAATCGTAAAATAAGTTGCCCGGTAATTGCCAAACCAGTTTGCAGTAGTTCCGTACCAGAAGCAGTCATCGATATCGCCGAGAAGGATGGATGTGATGTGATAGTTTTAGGCGCTAGTCGGGAGGGAATGTTACAGCAGGCAATTAAAGGAAATATTCCAGAGGCAATCGCTCGTGGCTGCGATTGTACCGTGATTTTAGTACGCGGTGCTAGCGCATGA
- a CDS encoding TldD/PmbA family protein, whose translation MGSEDLQPEILAEHLLEVAARSGAEAAEVYQSRSLSKPVFFEANRLKQLESAQAVGTALRLWKNGRPGLAVAYGSVEPLALVERAIALSHLNEPEPVELVSASTTSYPDVGKAVPVEQLVIWGKQAIGLIRNAYPEVLVSAEWECEIESTRLINSRGLDCSHTDTTLSCYVGAEWVRGDDFLSVSDGLTERDRLDPVALADQIIQRLDWAKDNFSPPIGRVPILFTAKAADMLWGTLQVALNGKLVLEGSSPWSDRLGTKVIAAELTLEQQPDQGPFSCPFDDEGTQTRPLTFIKNGVLQLFYTDTTTGRRLGSGTTGNGFRPGLGSYPTPGLFNLLVQPGSGSMLDLIAQMENGLVVDQMLGGSAGISGEFSINVDLGYRVLNGQIVGRVKDTMVAGNVYTALKQVVALGGDADWNGNCYTPSLIVEGLSVTGKSH comes from the coding sequence ATGGGTTCAGAGGATTTACAACCAGAAATTCTAGCAGAACATCTGCTAGAGGTAGCCGCCAGAAGCGGTGCAGAAGCAGCTGAAGTTTACCAGTCGCGATCGCTGTCCAAACCCGTGTTTTTTGAGGCAAATCGCCTCAAACAACTCGAAAGCGCCCAAGCGGTGGGGACGGCATTGCGCCTGTGGAAAAACGGTCGTCCGGGATTAGCAGTCGCCTACGGCTCGGTGGAACCATTAGCTTTGGTAGAGCGGGCGATCGCGCTTTCGCACCTCAACGAACCCGAACCAGTAGAACTGGTGAGTGCTTCTACGACTTCTTATCCAGATGTGGGAAAAGCAGTACCAGTAGAACAGTTGGTAATTTGGGGAAAACAAGCGATCGGGTTGATTCGCAACGCCTATCCGGAAGTTTTGGTCAGTGCTGAGTGGGAATGCGAAATCGAGAGTACTCGCTTAATCAATTCTAGAGGATTAGATTGTAGCCATACTGACACTACTCTTAGCTGCTACGTAGGAGCGGAATGGGTAAGAGGCGATGATTTTTTAAGCGTGTCGGATGGTTTAACGGAACGAGACAGACTCGATCCGGTAGCATTAGCAGACCAAATTATACAACGGTTGGATTGGGCGAAGGATAACTTTTCTCCTCCGATCGGTCGCGTACCGATTTTATTTACTGCCAAAGCTGCTGATATGTTGTGGGGGACGCTGCAAGTCGCCTTAAATGGAAAGCTAGTTTTGGAAGGTTCTTCGCCGTGGAGCGATCGCTTGGGTACGAAAGTGATCGCCGCAGAACTAACCCTCGAACAGCAACCAGACCAAGGGCCATTTAGTTGCCCCTTCGATGATGAAGGTACCCAAACTCGTCCTCTCACATTTATTAAAAACGGCGTGTTGCAACTTTTTTATACAGACACCACCACTGGTAGGCGTTTGGGCAGCGGTACTACTGGCAATGGATTTCGCCCCGGACTCGGTAGCTATCCCACTCCTGGTTTATTTAATTTACTAGTTCAGCCCGGTTCTGGATCGATGCTCGATCTGATCGCTCAGATGGAGAATGGATTAGTAGTCGATCAAATGCTGGGGGGAAGTGCCGGCATTTCTGGGGAATTTTCCATTAACGTGGATTTGGGTTATCGAGTATTAAACGGCCAAATCGTCGGGCGAGTCAAAGATACGATGGTAGCTGGTAACGTTTACACTGCTCTCAAGCAAGTGGTTGCCTTGGGAGGAGATGCAGACTGGAACGGCAATTGCTATACTCCTTCTCTAATTGTGGAAGGGTTATCAGTCACTGGTAAAAGTCATTGA
- a CDS encoding Tab2/Atab2 family RNA-binding protein, whose product MGTIWELDFYSRPIFDENKKKQWEVLLCESSLDVGDSSDSIFRYSQFCPNNQVNSVWLQKAIEEAIAQSGQTPQKIRFFRTQMNNMITKACENLGIPAAPSRRTFNLQQWLKQRMEEVYPTYPGFTPAGPNPSVFMPGQEPQALPDALRGNKWMFVTLEAAAFEEMGEWEIGFKEAFPLQARGVKPDDRIPGTIIFSDRALPLAAWISGLELACLRFESGPQAKLVLETGVSESWILANIKDAATLAEAKGFEQAKQKAQQVHFLAVQSDPQAESFAGFWLLEDLDVS is encoded by the coding sequence ATGGGTACTATCTGGGAACTTGATTTTTACTCTCGTCCGATATTTGATGAGAACAAGAAAAAACAATGGGAAGTATTGTTGTGCGAGAGTTCGTTAGATGTAGGGGACTCTTCAGACTCGATCTTTCGGTATTCGCAGTTTTGTCCGAATAATCAAGTAAATTCGGTTTGGTTACAAAAGGCAATTGAGGAAGCGATCGCGCAATCTGGGCAAACTCCACAGAAGATTCGCTTTTTCCGTACCCAGATGAACAATATGATTACTAAAGCTTGCGAAAATTTGGGTATTCCAGCCGCACCCAGCCGTCGCACGTTTAACCTTCAGCAGTGGTTGAAACAACGGATGGAGGAAGTATATCCAACTTATCCTGGCTTTACTCCGGCTGGCCCAAATCCATCAGTATTCATGCCAGGTCAAGAACCTCAAGCTTTACCGGATGCTTTGCGGGGAAACAAGTGGATGTTCGTGACTTTGGAAGCGGCGGCGTTCGAGGAAATGGGGGAATGGGAAATCGGGTTTAAGGAAGCTTTTCCGTTGCAGGCGCGGGGAGTGAAGCCGGACGATCGCATTCCCGGTACGATAATATTTTCTGACAGAGCGCTGCCTTTAGCGGCCTGGATATCCGGTTTGGAATTAGCCTGCTTGCGATTTGAAAGTGGCCCACAAGCAAAATTAGTGCTAGAAACCGGGGTAAGCGAAAGTTGGATTCTGGCTAATATCAAAGATGCAGCTACGTTAGCCGAAGCTAAAGGATTTGAACAAGCCAAGCAGAAAGCCCAACAAGTACATTTTTTAGCAGTTCAGTCCGATCCCCAAGCAGAATCCTTTGCAGGTTTTTGGCTTTTAGAAGATTTAGATGTGTCCTAA
- a CDS encoding helix-turn-helix transcriptional regulator — protein MGLIRLRIREFATEKGWTLKEVSERSGVVYSTLRTYARSPGLATVDFTAIQKLARTFDVMIEELVEVVQD, from the coding sequence ATGGGATTGATTAGGCTGCGGATTAGAGAATTTGCTACTGAAAAAGGCTGGACGCTCAAAGAAGTCTCTGAGCGTTCCGGTGTTGTGTATAGTACTCTAAGAACTTATGCCCGTTCTCCTGGTTTGGCAACTGTTGATTTTACGGCAATCCAAAAGTTAGCCCGCACCTTTGATGTAATGATTGAAGAATTAGTGGAAGTTGTCCAAGATTAG
- a CDS encoding glycoside hydrolase, which yields MSHPLYIAFIWHQHQPLYKSRSNNHLPAPSASTFFYQGNYLLPWVRLHGIKDYLDMVLLLERYPKLHQTVNLVPSLILQLEDYIAGKAIDPYLAVALTPTEKLTPEQKEFIIEHFFDANHRTLIDPNPRYAELYDRRQEKGRSWCKENWGLQDYSDLLAWHNLAWFDPLFWDDPEIAAWLKRGKNFSLSDRQRIYAKQQEIMSRIVPQHRKMQENGQLEVTISPYTHPILPLLADTNAGRVAIPHMNLPEHRFQWAEDIPRHLQKAWDCYEERFGCTPRGLWPSEQAVGPQILPYVARQGFQWLCSDEAVLGNTINHFFHRDASGNVTEPELLYRPYRLETPAGDLTIVFRDHRLSDLIGFTYSSMEPKKAAADLVGHLEAIARSLKYRQPGGGTALQQPWLVTIALDGENCWENYQLDGKTFLESLYQTFSNHPDLKLVTVAEFLDCFPAKETLPVEKLHTGSWVDGSLTTWIGDSAKNRAWDLLTEARQVLAQHPEATEENNPEVWEALYAAEGSDWFWWFGEGHSSNQDAIFDQLFREHVAAIYQALNLPVPNNVIRPVEVHEARGDHRPEGFIHPIIDGVPDEQDWDRAGRIEIGGASGTMHRSSVIQRLWYGVDHLNFYLRLDFLNGIQLGKGCPPELNLLWFYPDRQMFNSPVPLANTPDVAPLNYLFHHHLGINLQTNSVRFQEAGEHWQWHSRPSRAQVAIDRCLELAVPWADLQIEPDYPIRMILVLSENDRFSSYLPENALIPIDVP from the coding sequence ATGTCCCATCCTCTATACATCGCCTTCATCTGGCATCAGCACCAACCGTTGTATAAAAGTCGGAGCAATAATCATCTTCCGGCTCCCAGCGCATCTACGTTCTTTTACCAAGGTAATTATCTTTTACCTTGGGTAAGGCTGCATGGAATTAAAGATTATTTGGATATGGTGCTGTTGTTAGAGCGGTATCCAAAATTGCACCAAACCGTTAATTTAGTTCCTTCTTTGATTTTGCAATTAGAGGACTACATTGCTGGGAAGGCGATAGACCCTTATTTGGCGGTGGCGCTGACTCCTACGGAAAAGCTGACGCCCGAGCAAAAAGAATTTATTATCGAACATTTTTTTGATGCCAATCACCGCACTTTAATTGACCCCAATCCTCGATATGCTGAGTTATACGATCGACGGCAGGAGAAGGGTAGGTCTTGGTGTAAAGAGAATTGGGGCCTGCAAGATTACAGCGATTTGTTGGCTTGGCATAATTTGGCTTGGTTCGATCCTCTGTTTTGGGATGACCCGGAAATTGCTGCATGGTTGAAGCGGGGGAAGAATTTTAGTTTAAGCGATCGCCAACGCATTTATGCCAAGCAACAAGAAATTATGAGCCGCATCGTTCCGCAACATCGGAAGATGCAGGAAAACGGACAATTGGAAGTAACTATTTCTCCCTACACTCACCCGATTTTACCTTTGCTGGCAGATACGAATGCGGGACGAGTGGCGATTCCTCACATGAACTTGCCCGAACATCGCTTTCAGTGGGCAGAAGATATTCCCAGGCATTTACAAAAAGCCTGGGATTGTTATGAAGAACGCTTTGGATGCACGCCCCGTGGCTTATGGCCGAGCGAACAGGCGGTCGGGCCGCAAATTTTGCCTTATGTCGCTCGGCAAGGCTTTCAGTGGCTTTGTTCGGATGAAGCGGTTTTGGGCAACACCATCAACCACTTTTTCCATCGGGATGCTTCTGGTAACGTGACGGAACCGGAGTTACTTTATCGTCCTTATCGGTTAGAAACGCCAGCTGGTGATTTGACGATCGTATTTCGCGATCACCGCTTGTCTGATTTGATCGGTTTTACTTATAGTTCGATGGAACCGAAAAAGGCAGCGGCTGACTTGGTGGGACACTTGGAAGCGATCGCGCGTTCCCTCAAATATCGTCAACCAGGTGGCGGTACGGCGTTGCAACAACCTTGGTTAGTTACTATTGCCTTGGACGGAGAAAATTGCTGGGAAAATTATCAGCTAGATGGCAAAACTTTCTTGGAATCTCTTTATCAAACCTTCAGCAATCATCCAGATTTAAAATTAGTCACGGTTGCGGAATTTCTCGATTGCTTCCCCGCTAAGGAAACTTTGCCTGTTGAGAAATTACACACGGGTTCTTGGGTAGATGGTAGCCTGACGACTTGGATCGGCGACTCGGCTAAAAATCGCGCTTGGGATCTGCTGACAGAGGCGCGACAAGTTTTGGCACAACATCCAGAAGCAACGGAAGAAAATAATCCAGAAGTTTGGGAAGCCTTATATGCGGCAGAAGGTTCCGATTGGTTCTGGTGGTTTGGGGAAGGTCATTCTTCTAACCAAGATGCGATTTTCGATCAGCTGTTTAGAGAACACGTTGCGGCTATTTATCAAGCGCTGAATTTACCCGTTCCGAATAATGTCATCCGCCCTGTGGAAGTTCACGAGGCGCGAGGCGACCACCGACCGGAAGGCTTTATTCACCCAATCATCGATGGTGTTCCCGATGAGCAAGATTGGGATCGGGCTGGGCGGATTGAAATTGGTGGGGCTAGCGGTACGATGCACCGCAGCAGTGTAATCCAACGCCTTTGGTACGGTGTGGATCACCTTAACTTTTATCTGCGGTTAGATTTCTTGAATGGGATTCAACTGGGGAAAGGTTGTCCTCCGGAATTGAATTTGCTGTGGTTTTATCCAGATCGGCAAATGTTTAATAGTCCGGTTCCGCTGGCAAATACACCAGATGTCGCGCCTTTGAATTATCTGTTTCACCACCATTTGGGAATTAATTTACAGACTAATTCTGTTAGGTTCCAAGAAGCTGGTGAACATTGGCAATGGCATTCTCGCCCCAGTCGCGCTCAAGTGGCGATCGATCGCTGTTTGGAATTGGCCGTACCTTGGGCAGATCTGCAAATTGAACCGGATTATCCAATTCGGATGATTTTGGTGCTATCGGAGAACGATCGCTTTTCTAGCTATTTGCCGGAAAATGCTTTGATTCCCATTGATGTGCCTTAG
- a CDS encoding NifU family protein, which yields MELTTENVEKVLDELRPYLMSDGGNVELVDLDGPVVKLRLQGACGSCPSSTMTLRMGIERRLREQIPEIAEVEQVI from the coding sequence ATGGAACTGACAACGGAAAATGTAGAAAAAGTGTTGGATGAATTGCGCCCTTACTTAATGTCCGATGGCGGTAATGTAGAACTAGTGGACTTAGATGGCCCTGTCGTCAAACTACGGCTACAAGGTGCTTGCGGTTCTTGTCCTAGCTCAACTATGACCCTCAGAATGGGAATCGAGCGCCGTTTGCGGGAACAAATTCCAGAAATTGCCGAAGTAGAGCAAGTAATTTAA